In the genome of Thermomicrobiales bacterium, the window GCATTCAGTCCTGGAGGTTCCGATGAGCATGTTCAGCAGTGGCATTTCCTACGAGCCATATGTCGGGCGCTGGAGCCGCATGGTCGCCCCTGAGCTGCTGCGCTGGCTGACGGTCGATCAGGGCGCGCGCTGGCTGGATGTCGGCTGCGGCACTGGCGCGCTCACCTCTGCGATCCTGGCCATGGCCAACCCGCAGTCCATCACCAGCATCGATCGCTCGGCAGCCTTCCTCGCCCACGCTCGCACGATGATCAACGACCAGCGCGTGACCTTTCGCAAGGGTGACGCACAGGCGTTGCCGGTCGATAATCGAGCGTTCGACGCCACCGTCTCCGGCCTGATGCTCAACTTCCTGCCCGATCCCGACCGTGGCCTGGCCGAGATCGTGCGGGCCACTCGCCCGGGTGGCGTCGTCGGCATCTACGTCTGGGACTATGCCGGCGGGATGGAGATGATGCGCATCTTCTGGGACGCAGCAACCGCAATCGATCCCGACGCCGCCACCCACGACGAGGGCAGTCGCTCCTTGTCGCTCTGTCATCCCGACGAGCTGGAACGCCGCTTCCGCGCCGCCGGCATGACCGATGTCGCCGTCCGCCCGATCGATATCCCAACAGTCTTCCGCGACTTCGACGACTACTGGTCGCCCTTCCTCGGCGCACAAGGCAGCGCGCCAGCCTACGTCGCCACCCTCGACGCCGACCGCCGCGACGCCCTCCGCGACCTCCTGCGCCACAGCGTCCCACTCGCCAACGACGGCAGCATCCACCTCACCGCCCGCGCCTGGGCAGCGCGTGGGGTTGTTGGGGAGGGGGCAGGGAAGGGAAGCTGATCCTTTCGTACATTGCTCAGCAACAGTGGGATTCATGCGCTGCGCAATTCGTATATCTTTCGTCGCATCACGCGCTGCGACCGGCCTGATTGTGTCTCCAGACGGAACGGCTGGCAGCCAGTAGTGCTGTGACGTGGATGCACAACACGGCGGCTCGTGTACAATCCGTCATCGTACCGACGTATACAAGGGTTCCAGACGCCGTACAACTTAGAGGCTTGGGGAACCGACGGCTTGGTGGGGGAGAGGGGCCGATGGTTCGGTATATCGCGCAGCGACTTGTGTCGCTGATTCCCGTCCTGATCGGGATTTCGCTGGTGACCTTTTTTCTGATCCGCCTCGTGCCGGGCGATGTCGTTGACCTGATGCTCGGCAATGAGACGACGATCGACGAGGGCCGCCGCCAGGAGCTGCGGAAAGTCTTCGGGCTGGACGAGCCAATCTATGTCCAGTACGTCAACTGGGCCGGCGACGTCATTCGAGGTGACCTCGGCACGTCACTCCGCACCGGCCAGTCGGTGCGCGGCGAGATCTTCTCGAAGATGCCGGTGACGATTGAGCTGACCATCTTCTCGGTCATCATTGCACTGGTGATCGCCATACCGGCCGGCATTATTGCCGCTGTCAAAGTCGGGTCCGCTGCCGAAGCGGCTGCCCAGGGCGTCAGTCTGCTCGGGCTATCACTGCCCAACTTCTGGCTCGGCACACTGCTGATCCTGGTGACCTCGCGCTACTTCCACTGGTTCCCGGCAGCGAACTACGTGTCGTTCGTCGATGATCCATGGAAGAACATCCAGATCTTCATCCTGCCGGCCATCTCGCTCGGCGCTGCACTGGCGGCGATCACAATGCGCATGATGCGCTCGTCGCTGCTGGAAGTGCTGCGGCGCGAGTACATCACGACGGCACGCGCCAAGGGGCTGTCCAACAAGACCGTCATCTCGCGCCATGCCATTCGCAACGCAATGATCCCGGTCATCACCGTCGTCGGCATCCAGATCGGCCGCCTGCTCGGCGGCGCGATCATCATTGAAGAGCTCTTCAATCTGCCGGGCATGGGTCGGCTGGCGATCGACGCGATCGAGCAGCGCGACTACCCGATGATCCAGGGGGTCGTGATGGTCACGACTATTGCCTTCGTGCTGATCAATCTCGCGGTCGACATCTTCTACTCCTACATCGACCCACGCATCCGATATTCATGATCAGACGACGAAGCCGAACCGACGCACAACAGGCCTCGACCGCGAGGAGGAGCGCATGAGCCAGAGCCAGGAGATCACCCCATCAGCCCTCGGTGACGCCAGCATGCCGAAGACGCGCTCGCTCCCCAGCCGGGCATTGCGGCAACTGCGCGGCAGCGTCAGCGGCAAGATCGGGCTGGCGCTGGTGCTGCTCGTCATCATCATGGCAGTGTTTGCGCCGATCATTGCGCCGCACAGTCCCTACACGATCCGCAACGAGCACCGGCTGCTCGGGCCAAGCTCGTACTACCCGCTCGGCACCGACGAGTTCGGGCGCGATATCCTGAGCCGGATCATCTACGGCGCACGCATCTCGTTGCAGGTCGGCGCGATCTCGGTGGTCATCGCCCTGATCGTCGGCGGCATCCTCGGCCTGATCTCCGGCTTCTACGGCGGCTGGACCGATACGATCATCAGCCGCCTGCTCGACATCGTCTTCGCCTTCCCGGACATCCTGCTGGCGATCGCCCTGCTGGCCGTGCTCGGTCCGGACCTGCGGAACGTCATGATCGCGATTGGTGTCGTCTACACACCATCGTTCGCGCGTGTCGTGCGGGGACCGGTGCTGTCGGTCCGCTCGCAGGAGTATGTTGAGGCGAGCCGCGTCATCGGTGCCAGTGCCGGACGGACGATGTTCCGCCACGTCCTGCCGAATGTCACCGCGCCACTCATTGTGCAGGCGACGATCGCGTTCTCGTTTGCCATCCTGACTGAGGCGGCGCTGTCGTTCCTGGGCCTCGGCGCGCAGCCGCCAGAACCGTCGTGGGGTTCGATGCTTAACGCTGGCAAGCGCTTTATGGAGCTGGCACCCTGGATGGCGATCTTCCCCGGCCTGGCGATCATGATTGCCGTCCTCGGCTTCAATCTCGTTGGTGACTGGCTGCGCGACGTGCTCGACCCGCGCACTGCATCGTCCCGTTGATCAGTGTGAGAAGGGAGATCAACCCGCAGACACGCACTACAGAACCATCCTGCTCTCTCGCGCGCCTGGCCGGCCGCGACAGATAGTGAATCGTACAGAGGAGTGATTTCGATGAGCGATCGACAAACTCGCATCCTGGACCAGTTGGTCCGTCTGCGCAATGATGGCCGACTGAGTCGTCGCCAGTTCGTCAAGCTGACGAGCGGTGGTGTCGGACTGGCCGCGATGAGCGCCGTCGTGGCCGCTTGCGGCAGCGAGCCGGAATCCGCTGCCACAGCGACGACGAGCGGCTCCAGCGAGCCAGCCGCGACCAACACGGTTGAGACCTTCAGCGGCGGCAGCACCGGCCTGGCGACGAAAGAACCGACCGCTGAGGCGACCGCCGAAGCAACGGCAGCCGCGACCGAAGCGGCAGCCACTGCCACCACCGGCACCGCATCTGGCACACCGAAGATGGGTGGCAAGCTCATCTCGGCGCTCGACACCAACCCGGTCGGCATCGACCCGCACACCGGTTCGAGCTTCGCCGGGCAGATGGTCTTCGAGCAGGTCTACGACACCCTGTTCGAGTTCACGCCGACGCTTGAGATCGTCCCGGCGCTGGCCACCAACCTGGAGGTCATCGACGACCTCACCTACAAGATCACCATCCGCGACGACGCGACATTCCACAACGGACGCAAGTTCGTTGCGGAGGACGTGAAGTACTCGATCGAGCGCGCAGCCGACGCCAGCATCGGTAGCGTCCGCGCCGCCTGGTACACCCCGCTCGACGGCATCGAAGCACCGGACGAGACGACCGTCATCGTCAACCTCAAGAGCGCGTTCGCCCCGCTCGTCTCCTACATGGCGATGCCGGGCTCGGCGATGATCCCGCGTGAGGTCGTTGAGGAGCACGGCGACCTGACCGCCGTTGCGGTCGGCACCGGCCCGATGATGCTGGAGAAGTTCCAGAACAACGAGTACGCGATGCTGAAGAAGTTCGCCGACCACTGGCGCCAGGGCATCCCCCTGGTCGATGAGCACGAGATCCGCATCGCGACCGACGAGCAGTCGCGCGTCGCCGCCATCCGCGCCAAGGAGCACGACTTCTCGCGCATGTTCGACCCGCAGAACGCCTGGACCCTTGAGAAGGAGGGCTTCAAGCTGTTCAAGGGTCTGACGGCATCGCGACCGCTGACGATCATCAACTGCCGCCAGGGACCGCTGGCTGACAAGCGCGTCCGCCAGGCGCTCTCGTGGGCGATCGACCGCCAGGCTATGATGGAGACGACGATCTTCGGTGACGGCGTGCTCTCCGGCTACATCCCGGTCGCCGACGAGACCTGGGGCGTGCCGGTCTCCGAGTTCGAGCCGTACAGCGGCCCGGATCTCGACCGCGCCCGCTCACTGCTCGCCGAGGCCGGCTATGCAGATGGCTTCGAGTGCGTCATGAAGGCATCGCCGCAGTACGCGTTCGACTTGTCCAACGGGCAGATCATGCAGCAGCAGCTGGCAGCCATCGGCGTCAACATGAAGATCGAGCAGCTCGAGTGGGGCAACCTGCTCGACACCTATCGCTCGACCCGTGACTTCGACCTGCTCAACATCATCCTGACCTACAGCCCGGATCCGGATGGCTATATGTACGACCTGCTGCACAGCGCGTCGACAACGAACCACCCGGGCATCGCCGATCCGCAGCTCGATGATCTACTGGAGCGCGGCCGCACGACGGTCGACCTGGAGGAGCGCAAGAAGATCTACCGCGAAGCGCAGCTTCTGCTGGAGAACGATCTCTGCCCGATCCTGACGACCTTCGAGTACAACCAGTACTGGCCGGCTCAGCCGTTCGTCATGGACTACAAGACCATCCCGTCGATCTCGCGCATCTACATGCGGGACATCTGGCTCGACAAGTAAGACCGGGGCCAGGGGGTAGAATCGAACGGGACGGGCAGCATACGTGCCCGTCCCGTTCGCATGATCTCGGGAGGCTGGCAATGGAGCTCGTGGCCGATCCCCGCGAGCGGGTGGTGATCGATCCGGCGGTCGTCAGCCCCGGCGCGATGTACCACCTGATGAACGCCGCGATCGCACCGCGACCGGTCGCCTGGGTATCCACGCTCGCGCCGGACGGCACACCCAACCTCGCACCGCACTCCTACACGACGATCTTCTCGACCGATCCAGCAATCGTCGGATTCGTCTCGGTCGGCCGCAAGGACTCGCTGAACAACTGCGAAGCGACTGGCGAATTCGCACTCAACATCGCCAGTCAGTCACTGATCGAGCAACTGAATACGACCGCCGCCAACTTCCCGCCCGAGGAGGACGAGTTCGGCTGGGCCAGTCTCAGCCGCGTTGCCTGCGACCTGATCACCGCGCCGCGGGTCGGTGAAGCGCCGATCTCGTTCGAGACGCGCGTGGTGACGACGCAGCCGGTCGGTAATTGCTTCCTCATCCTCGGCGAGGTCCTGCGCGTCCACATCGCAGCTGACATCTGGCACGACGGACGGATCGACCCGACGCTGCTCGACCCGATCCTGCGGCTGGCCGGCTCCGACTTCGCCCACCTCGGCGAGACGTTCACTCTCCGCCGCCCGACCTGGCAGGATGTCCAGAACCACACTAATCGAGAGGAGTCATTGTGAACGCACCGC includes:
- a CDS encoding ABC transporter permease, encoding MSQSQEITPSALGDASMPKTRSLPSRALRQLRGSVSGKIGLALVLLVIIMAVFAPIIAPHSPYTIRNEHRLLGPSSYYPLGTDEFGRDILSRIIYGARISLQVGAISVVIALIVGGILGLISGFYGGWTDTIISRLLDIVFAFPDILLAIALLAVLGPDLRNVMIAIGVVYTPSFARVVRGPVLSVRSQEYVEASRVIGASAGRTMFRHVLPNVTAPLIVQATIAFSFAILTEAALSFLGLGAQPPEPSWGSMLNAGKRFMELAPWMAIFPGLAIMIAVLGFNLVGDWLRDVLDPRTASSR
- a CDS encoding ABC transporter permease, coding for MVRYIAQRLVSLIPVLIGISLVTFFLIRLVPGDVVDLMLGNETTIDEGRRQELRKVFGLDEPIYVQYVNWAGDVIRGDLGTSLRTGQSVRGEIFSKMPVTIELTIFSVIIALVIAIPAGIIAAVKVGSAAEAAAQGVSLLGLSLPNFWLGTLLILVTSRYFHWFPAANYVSFVDDPWKNIQIFILPAISLGAALAAITMRMMRSSLLEVLRREYITTARAKGLSNKTVISRHAIRNAMIPVITVVGIQIGRLLGGAIIIEELFNLPGMGRLAIDAIEQRDYPMIQGVVMVTTIAFVLINLAVDIFYSYIDPRIRYS
- a CDS encoding methyltransferase domain-containing protein, with protein sequence MSMFSSGISYEPYVGRWSRMVAPELLRWLTVDQGARWLDVGCGTGALTSAILAMANPQSITSIDRSAAFLAHARTMINDQRVTFRKGDAQALPVDNRAFDATVSGLMLNFLPDPDRGLAEIVRATRPGGVVGIYVWDYAGGMEMMRIFWDAATAIDPDAATHDEGSRSLSLCHPDELERRFRAAGMTDVAVRPIDIPTVFRDFDDYWSPFLGAQGSAPAYVATLDADRRDALRDLLRHSVPLANDGSIHLTARAWAARGVVGEGAGKGS
- a CDS encoding flavin reductase family protein gives rise to the protein MELVADPRERVVIDPAVVSPGAMYHLMNAAIAPRPVAWVSTLAPDGTPNLAPHSYTTIFSTDPAIVGFVSVGRKDSLNNCEATGEFALNIASQSLIEQLNTTAANFPPEEDEFGWASLSRVACDLITAPRVGEAPISFETRVVTTQPVGNCFLILGEVLRVHIAADIWHDGRIDPTLLDPILRLAGSDFAHLGETFTLRRPTWQDVQNHTNREESL
- a CDS encoding ABC transporter substrate-binding protein, with protein sequence MSDRQTRILDQLVRLRNDGRLSRRQFVKLTSGGVGLAAMSAVVAACGSEPESAATATTSGSSEPAATNTVETFSGGSTGLATKEPTAEATAEATAAATEAAATATTGTASGTPKMGGKLISALDTNPVGIDPHTGSSFAGQMVFEQVYDTLFEFTPTLEIVPALATNLEVIDDLTYKITIRDDATFHNGRKFVAEDVKYSIERAADASIGSVRAAWYTPLDGIEAPDETTVIVNLKSAFAPLVSYMAMPGSAMIPREVVEEHGDLTAVAVGTGPMMLEKFQNNEYAMLKKFADHWRQGIPLVDEHEIRIATDEQSRVAAIRAKEHDFSRMFDPQNAWTLEKEGFKLFKGLTASRPLTIINCRQGPLADKRVRQALSWAIDRQAMMETTIFGDGVLSGYIPVADETWGVPVSEFEPYSGPDLDRARSLLAEAGYADGFECVMKASPQYAFDLSNGQIMQQQLAAIGVNMKIEQLEWGNLLDTYRSTRDFDLLNIILTYSPDPDGYMYDLLHSASTTNHPGIADPQLDDLLERGRTTVDLEERKKIYREAQLLLENDLCPILTTFEYNQYWPAQPFVMDYKTIPSISRIYMRDIWLDK